TAAAGGCGATCAACAGGAGGATCATACGGCGCACGACGCATGCTATCATCCCCGCCCGAGGAGTTGCCATGGATGATCAGCACGATCACGAACAACCGACCGACGATCTGGAGGAAGTGCCGATCGAGGTTTTTCAAATCGGCAACTTCACCGTGCACTCCCCGTTCGATTTGGATCTCACCCAGCGACTGCTGGCCCACTGCCTGGAGCGCGGAAAGATCAGGATGCGCGTGCCGCGCCGACCGCGTCCGGGATTTTGGAGCAATGCTTTGCAGTGGGAGAAGCGTTTTCGCTTTGAGGGCCGCCGCTACGTGGTCTGGGGCGCGGCCGCCTCGGGCGAGATCGGTTTCTACCCGGCCGAGGAGATCGAGAAGGACGCCCAGGGCTGAGCCGCGGGCAACTTTTGCGGGCTGCGCGCTGTCCCATGCTGTGAGGGATCGTATTGTGCTCGATCGGGTCCGAAGCTAGAGTGGCCGATGGGAGAAAAAAGGTTTTGATCCACAGCAAGAAACTTAGACAGGGCCTGGCGGCCCTTTTATTTATTGCGATGTTGGTCCCGACGCCGGTGTGGCCGATGAGCGTGGGCGAGGAAGTCGAGATCGGCCGAGAGTTGGCGCAGAAGTTCATCGTCACCCTGCCGATGGTCGAGGACCCGGAAATCAACCGCTATGTGCGGCGCATCGGCCTGCACGTGGTCGACTCCAATCAGCCGCAGCTGTTCCAATATCACTTCTACGTGGTGCGCAATAATTCGATCAACGCCTTTGCCCTGCCCGGAGGATTTATCTTCGTCAACACCGGGCTGATCATGGTCTGCGACAGCGAGGCCGAGCTGGCCGGCGTGCTCTCGCACGAGATCGGCCACGTGACCAACCGCCACATCAGCCGACGCATCGAGAAGATGAGCAAGATGAATCTGCTGGCCCTGGCCGCGCTGATCGCCGGTGCGTTTTTGGCCAAGGACGCCGAGACCTTCGCGGCCGTGGCCTCGGCCGGACTGGCCGTGAGCTCCACCGCCAGCCTGGCCTACAGCCGCACCGACGAGGAGGAGGCCGACCGCACGGCAGTGCGCTATATGCGCGCCGCAGGCTACCGCCCGGACGCGATGTACACCTTCATGCAAAAGCTGCTCGGCGACAGCCCTGACCCCACGCTCTACCCGCCGTACATGTCGACCCATCCGTTTCCCACCCAGCGCGTGGGCTATTTAGCCGGGCTCAGCGATCCGCTGGGCATGGACGTGGGCCGCCTGGAACGCACGCCGGGGCGTTTCCGCAAGATCCAGATCATGCTCATCGCCCAAGAGAAAGACCTCGAGGACGCGATCAACACTTTCCGCGACATGCAGTTTGCCGATCCCGACGACCCGGACGCGCTGTACGGCATGGCCCTGGCCTATGCCCGCCAGCGTCGCGACGAGCAGGCCCTGCAATATTTCTCGCAGGCGATTTCGCTACGGCCGCAGGACTCGGTCTACCGTCGTGACCTCGGTATTTTCGAGCTCAAACGCGGGCGGGTCGAACCGGCACTTGCCAGCCTAGAGCAGTCGTATCAGCTCAACTCCGACGACCTGACCACGCTGATGTACCTCGGATTGGCCTTTCAGGAGGACGAGCGATTCGAGCAGGCGGCCGTCTATTTCGAGCGCGGGATGAACCTCGACGACGAGGAATTGAACTTCGTCTACCACCTGGGACGCAGCCGCGGCGCGGCCGGCGATGTGTGCGCCGGGCACTACTACCTCGCACTATATTACGAACGCCTGGGCAACAAGCGGCTGGCCGAGCAGAACTTCAAACGCGCCCAGGAAGAGTGCTCGGAGAGTCCGCAATTCCTCAAGCTGGTCCAGGATCACCTGGAGACTGCCAATAGACCGTAACATTGCTGCTGCTGACGCCGGCAGCTGTTGCCTGCGATCAGGCGGACGATGACGACGACGATCTGCCTGACGACGGCGGATTACAGATCCTCTATGCCCAGTACCGCGAGCAAAACAGCTACGACGATGGGAACCTGTACCACATCGCCAAGCCCGCGGGCGGGGATTGGGGCGAGCCCGAATGGATCGGCCACGGCTCGGGCCCGAGCGCTTTGCTCGATCACGAGCAGCAGCTCCAGGCCGTGTATTTCATCAACCCCGAGCACGGCTGCAAAAAGGGGCCTGTCAAATATCCCGACCTGGACCCCATCGGACTGCCCGGCGAACTGATTCACCTCAGCGGTTCGCCCGGCGACTGGCACGGCGCTGTCATCGAACGCCTGGAGGACAACGAGTCGCCTTCCAAATATGGGATATACGAGCCGCAGTATTACAGCAACATCAGCCTGGGCATCGACCAGGCGGGCGCGCAGCACGACCATCATTGTTCAAAGCTCAGCCCCGCGTCGCGGCATGGGTCGACGTAGAACGACCAGGGAAAGATGCGAGCCTTGCCCCCGGCTCAAAGCCGGGAGCTCGGTTGTTAAAGGTACCTAGAAGCGGAATACGTCGCCGTCGCGGGCCGCGATCACGTGCGCAAACACCTCGCGCCCCTGGGCCTGGGCGCGTACGGGCGCGTCGGGATAGCGGTTGCTGAAATGGGTCAGCACGGCGCGCGTCACGCCCGCGTCGCGGGCGATTAGCGCGGCCTGGCGCGCGGTGAGGTGGCCGTGGTCTGCGGCCTGGGTCTCGTGCTCGTCCAGGTAGGTCGATTCGATCAACAGCAGGTCCGCGTCAGCAGCCAGCTCCAGCGCCGGGTCGCAGGCCCGGGTGTCGGCCACGTAGGCAAAGCGCGGTCCGCGGCGCAGACTGCCGACCTGCTCGGGCTCGATCAGTTGCCCGCGATGGGTCACGGACTCGCCTGCGACCAGCCGCGAGAGCAGCGGGTTGTCCTTAAGATCGAGCTCGTCGATCGACTGCGGGTCGAGCTGCCAGCGGTCGCGTTCGATAACTTGCAGGCCGATGCAGGGCACGTCGTGATCCAGCGGCGCGGCGCAAAGCGTCAGCGGGCCCGCCTCGTAGAACGGTCCGGACTCGACCTCGTGGATCGAGTACTCGTATCCCGGATGCCAGATGATTCCGGCCATCAAGCGTTCGAGGTACTCGGCGCCGCCCGGCGGGCAGAAGATCGGCAGCGGCTCAATGCGCTCGTGCCAGGTCAGGGTCTGCAACACGCCGGGCAGGCCCAAGCAATGATCGCCGTGCAAATGCGAGATGAATACCACGTCGGTGCGCGAGGGCGGGATCTCGCTGCGGGCGAAGCGCATCTGGGTGGTCTCGCCCGGATCGATCAGCAGCCCCAGTCCGTGCCACTGCAAAAACGCGCCGGGATGCCCACGCCGTAGCGTGGGGATCTGGCTGCCCGTGCCAAACACGGAGAGCGTGCCGCCCGCCTGTTCGCCTCTGCGCTCCGGGTTCATACCCAAAGTTTCGACTTAGCGGTTCGCGCTGTCAAATCCGGGCCAGGATTATAGTGCGAGGCGCAGGCCGACCATCACCCGCACGGGGACCAGGTCATTGTCGGTGTCCTCGTCGATATTCAGCTCGCTGCCCAGAAGATTGTAGCCCTCGGCGAACAGCGCGATGTGTTCGCCGAACTCACGGCTGAGCCGTGCCGAGAGGTCGTAGCTGTCGTTGATCCAGGCCAGCCGGCCGTCGGGCAGGCGACGTTGCCACTCGCCGCTGTACCCGGTGCGGGCCTGTAGGTGTACGGCGATCGACTTGATCTCCAGGCCGAGCTCGAGGTGCGCGACGTGAGGCGGGGCCGCACCGATGGGCAGCAGGTCGCCTTGTTCGTCTTCGAGCTCGAGCAGCAGTGCGTGGGTGAAGGTGTAGTCCGCGCCCACGGTCAGCCAGCTCAGCGGCTGGACCTGAAGCGTACCGAAGGCACCCATGCTGCGGGCTTGGCCCACGTTGCGATCCTCGACCGTGGGCGTGCCGTCGGGCCAGGTGTCGGCGGGCAGGCTGATTATCGCGTCGTCGATCTGGTAGAGGAAGTACGCGGTGTTGATGTTCCACAGCGCGTCGCTGGGCCCCAGGTCGAGCTCGAACGTGCCGCCCCAGCTCGTCTCGGGTTCGAGCTGCGGATTGCCGCGGACCACCAGCCGCCGCTCGCGCAAATAGTCGTGCGCCGCGCGGTCCAACGCGGGCTCGGTCCAGGCGCGCCCGCCGTCCAATCGCAACCGCACCAGCGGATGCAGCCGCAGCAGCAGACCCAGATTGCCCACGGCCATCGGGTCGTAGCGGTCCGAAAGCTCGAACCGCGCGCCGGGCTCGAGGGTCAGCAGCGAATCGGCCAGCTCGTTGTGCGACTCGACGAACAGCGCTCCGTTAATGCGGTCGGTGCCAAAAGGCTGCCCGCCGAGCAGATCCTCGGCCTTTTCGTGGTAGCGGCCGCTGAACATTGCGAAGCCCAGCTCCAGGCCGCCGTCGATTCGCTGTCCGCGGCTGATGTCGACCCCCCAACCCAGTTGGTCGCGGTGCGACTCGTTATTGGTCACGCCGTCGACGGTCAGCGGCCAACGCCGTACCCCGGGCAGCGGTTCGCCGCGATAGCCCAGGCGCGGAATCACTTGGTCGATGACCCGCCCGGTTTTCGTGCCCGAGATGCTCAGCGTCAAATCGACGATTCCCGGCTCGACGAGCAGGCCGGTGTGATAATCGAACTGGTAGCCGCGGTCGTTGAAGTTGCCCCCGAGCTTGTCCTTGCCGGTGTTGCGGTCGTAATGGTAGTGCCCCAGACCGGTGACCAGCAGCGGTCCGGTGTCGGCGTTGATCTTGAGCAAAATGTCGTTGGAAGAGTGGTAGGAGCCTTCCTCCCAACGCACCGTCTCCGGGCTGGGCAGGCTTTGCGGCGGGATCTCGGGCGAGACCATCGGACCGGGCGCGTACTCATCGGACCAGCCCTCGCCCACCACGCGCTCGATGGCCAGCACGTAGCCAAACCAGTTGGGTTTGTAGCTGTTGTGGCCGGTGACGAACAGCTCGTTGTACGAGCCGTAGGAGATGTCCAGCGAGGCGGTCGGCGGCAGTTGGGGCATGCGCGTCATGATGCGCAACACGCCGGCCTCGGCCCCCGCGCCGTAGACCGTGGAGCGCGGGCCGCGCAGCAGCTCGATACGGTCGATGGCGTTGAGCGGAAGCTGCTGCAAGTCCACGCCATAGGTCCCGGAGGGCAGACGGATGCCGTCGAGAAACACCGCGGTGCGCGAGGCCGGCAGTCCGGCAAGGCGCAGGGTTGCGCCGGGAATGCCGCGTCCGCCGGGATGGGCATTGAACAGCGAGCCGCCGGCCAGCCGATCGGCTGCCCCGGCCATGTTTTGCATGCCCAGCGCGATCAGCCCGCCGGCGAGCAGCACCTGCGTGGAGATCGCCGTGGTTCGGCGGTCGGTGGGGCAGTGCTTGAGGTCGGGAATCCGCGGCGGATAATAGGGGTCATCCCCTTGAGCCCCGCTAACAAGGGCCGGCAGCAGGAGAATCGCAAACAACAGGGCGGCGGCTGTGTATCTCATTGGCAGGATTTCGGCCCAGTCTAGTACCGACGAGAGGCATGTCAAGGACCGCGCGTCGATGAGGGCCGCACTATGGACACGCCAGGGCAAATTGCATATAATCCCGGCTCCGTTTCGGGGAGGAGAGGAACCGATAATATGCTGACTGCAATCATCACCGTGATGCACGTCCTAATCTGCATCACGATTATCGTCGTGATCTTACTGCAATCGGGCAAGGGCTCCGACCTGGGAGCCGTGTTCGGCGGCGGATCGAGCCAGACGCTGTTCGGCAGCTCGGGCTCGGCAACGTTTTTGTCCAAGCTGACCACGGCCGGGGCAATCGCCTTTATGTTAACCAGCCTGCTCCTGGCCTACCTATCGATGGGCCGGGCCGGTGACAGCAGCGTGCTCGACGACGTCGAGTCTGGGTCGGCCGTGCTCGAGCAGACCCAGCCCGCCACGGACGATGCGCTCGCCGACGTTGATCAGCCGGCAGAGACTGCACAGCCCGAAGCCGCGGACGAGTCCGGCGACGTCCAGGTGCAGGAACTGATCGTTGACGAGGTCGTGGTGGAGCAGGGCGACCAGCCCGCCGAATCGCCGACCGAGGCCGTTGAGGGCTCCTCTGAGCAGCCCCAGGACTCGGTCGCAGAACCTGCGGAACCGGCGGGGGAATAACCGAAATAAATCGACAGTGTGCCATCCTAATGGAAGCTTCATTTTTCATAAATAGTAGGGGCCGCAGTCGCTGATGTTTTACGTGCCGAAGTGGTGGAATCTGGTAGACACGCCATCTTGAGGGGGTGGTAGGCTATGCCTGTGGGGGTTCGAATCCCCCCTTCGGCACCATCGAACAAACGAGCGGCTCGGTCGATTCGACCGGGCCGTTTTATTTTATCTCGAATCCTCACGAAGAATCCGGACAAGGGGGAGCCGATGAACCGTTTTTGCATCTTGCTGCTGATCGCCGCACTGTTGCTCCCGCTGACCGCGATTGCCGCGCAGCCGCCGTTGCCCGAGCTGAGCAACGAGGAGCTGGCAACACTGCGTAGCGGCGAGCCGCTGCTGCGAGACGAGGTCTACGCCGATCCCAACGGCAACAGCTGCGGCAGCGGCTACGCGCTGATCAAGGTCGATGCGTCTCCGGACGAGGTCTGGAAGCAGATCCTGGACTACAACCACTACGCCGACTTCTTCCCCAACGTCGACGAGGCCGTGCTCTACCGCCAGGAGGGCGAGCTGTACTTCACGCGCTTCACGCTCAGCGTGATCGCCGTGGTCAAGGTGACCTACCATTGCAAGCACACGCTGCATCGCGAAGACGGCTGGCTGGAGTGGCGCCTGGACGATACCAAGCCTAACGACTTTAAAAAAACCGACGGCCGATGGGTGGTCTGGCCGTTCGAGAACGGCTCGCTGCTGAGCTATGCGGTGTTCGTCGATTCGGGCCGCGACGTGCCGAAATTTATTCAGAACATGGCCAGCAAATGGGGCCTGAAGCAGGTGGTGCTCTCGGTCAAGCGACGGGTGGAGTCCGGCGGTCGATACACGCGATAGCGTGGTCTGCATGCCGCTTGACGCCCTCATGACTGGTCCTATACTGGTAGCGACGCCGGACGATCCGGCGACTTTGGAGAACGTCGTGGGAGTCAAACTGACCTGCCATTACTGCCGACGCGAGCGCGACGACGTGCGCACGATCCTGCTGGGCACGCACGCCGAGATGGTCTGCTCGGACTGCCTGCGCAGTGTGATCGAGCCCGGAATGCACGCTCAGCGAGCGAACAACGAGAGCCGCAGACCCCTTCGTCGGCCGTCGGCGCACACGCTTGAGGAAGTCGAAGACCTGTTGTCCGAGGGGCGGACGGTCCCCTGGGTCGACCTGCGCGACTTTGAGATCGACGTTGAGAACATTCTGCTCGTGCCCGAAACGATCTGCCGCGAGTACCTGTTGATACCGTTGGGCCGGATCGAGGACACCTTGATCGTGGCCATGGCCGACGACAGCGACATCGCCCCGATCTGCGCCCATCTGCGTTACCTCACCGGATACGATGTCGAGCCGACCCTCGGAGACGAGGAAAGCATTTTACAGCTCATCGAAAGGGTGTTCAGCTGATGCGCTATTGCCCCAAATGTGGAGCCGAGTACGTTGACGAAGCCTTGATCTGCAACGACTGCGAGGTGGCGCTGGTCGATACAAAGCCGCAGCCCGCGGCCGACGAGCACGACGAACTGGTCGACGTTTACACGCCCTCGAATCGCATCGAGCTCGAGCTGGCCCGCGCCGCGCTGGAGGAGCAGGGCATCGACTGCGTGGTGGCCGACCACGAGACGCTCAACGCTCTGCTCAGCGAGGGGATCGCCACGGTCAACGTGCGGCTGCAAGTACCCTCGGCGCAGCTCGAGCAGGCGCAAGGCATCATCAAGCAGATCGTGGAAGCCGGACCCGTGCAGGACTTGGGCGACGATAACGGCGAGCGCGACGACGACGTGCCGGAGATCGTGCGTTACTGCCACCACTGCGCAGTCGATTACCGCATCGACATCGAGCGCTGCCAGATCTGCGGCGAGAAGCTGCACGACCATCCGCCCACGGACAAAGAGCTCGAGGGCGTGGTCGCCTGGGAGCCGCTGAGCAAGATCGAGCTCGACATTGTCGGGCCCGGGCTGGAGCAGACCGGGATCGCTTACTCGGCCGTGGACCTTACGCCGGCCGGCGATTACGTGGGCGAGTCAGTGACCGCGCCGCAGATCCAGGTGCGCGTGCCCGAGTCGGATCTGCCCCGCGCGCGTCAGATCATCGCCGAAGCAGTGACCGACGCCGAGCTGCCTGACGACTTCGACCCCGGCCCGCCCGCCGAGTAATCACCAGCGCTGTCACAAATCATAATCGCCCAAGCGGGCTGTTCACCCAACTCCACCG
This DNA window, taken from Candidatus Alcyoniella australis, encodes the following:
- a CDS encoding M48 family metalloprotease; its protein translation is MIHSKKLRQGLAALLFIAMLVPTPVWPMSVGEEVEIGRELAQKFIVTLPMVEDPEINRYVRRIGLHVVDSNQPQLFQYHFYVVRNNSINAFALPGGFIFVNTGLIMVCDSEAELAGVLSHEIGHVTNRHISRRIEKMSKMNLLALAALIAGAFLAKDAETFAAVASAGLAVSSTASLAYSRTDEEEADRTAVRYMRAAGYRPDAMYTFMQKLLGDSPDPTLYPPYMSTHPFPTQRVGYLAGLSDPLGMDVGRLERTPGRFRKIQIMLIAQEKDLEDAINTFRDMQFADPDDPDALYGMALAYARQRRDEQALQYFSQAISLRPQDSVYRRDLGIFELKRGRVEPALASLEQSYQLNSDDLTTLMYLGLAFQEDERFEQAAVYFERGMNLDDEELNFVYHLGRSRGAAGDVCAGHYYLALYYERLGNKRLAEQNFKRAQEECSESPQFLKLVQDHLETANRP
- a CDS encoding MBL fold metallo-hydrolase — translated: MNPERRGEQAGGTLSVFGTGSQIPTLRRGHPGAFLQWHGLGLLIDPGETTQMRFARSEIPPSRTDVVFISHLHGDHCLGLPGVLQTLTWHERIEPLPIFCPPGGAEYLERLMAGIIWHPGYEYSIHEVESGPFYEAGPLTLCAAPLDHDVPCIGLQVIERDRWQLDPQSIDELDLKDNPLLSRLVAGESVTHRGQLIEPEQVGSLRRGPRFAYVADTRACDPALELAADADLLLIESTYLDEHETQAADHGHLTARQAALIARDAGVTRAVLTHFSNRYPDAPVRAQAQGREVFAHVIAARDGDVFRF
- a CDS encoding TonB-dependent receptor; the encoded protein is MRYTAAALLFAILLLPALVSGAQGDDPYYPPRIPDLKHCPTDRRTTAISTQVLLAGGLIALGMQNMAGAADRLAGGSLFNAHPGGRGIPGATLRLAGLPASRTAVFLDGIRLPSGTYGVDLQQLPLNAIDRIELLRGPRSTVYGAGAEAGVLRIMTRMPQLPPTASLDISYGSYNELFVTGHNSYKPNWFGYVLAIERVVGEGWSDEYAPGPMVSPEIPPQSLPSPETVRWEEGSYHSSNDILLKINADTGPLLVTGLGHYHYDRNTGKDKLGGNFNDRGYQFDYHTGLLVEPGIVDLTLSISGTKTGRVIDQVIPRLGYRGEPLPGVRRWPLTVDGVTNNESHRDQLGWGVDISRGQRIDGGLELGFAMFSGRYHEKAEDLLGGQPFGTDRINGALFVESHNELADSLLTLEPGARFELSDRYDPMAVGNLGLLLRLHPLVRLRLDGGRAWTEPALDRAAHDYLRERRLVVRGNPQLEPETSWGGTFELDLGPSDALWNINTAYFLYQIDDAIISLPADTWPDGTPTVEDRNVGQARSMGAFGTLQVQPLSWLTVGADYTFTHALLLELEDEQGDLLPIGAAPPHVAHLELGLEIKSIAVHLQARTGYSGEWQRRLPDGRLAWINDSYDLSARLSREFGEHIALFAEGYNLLGSELNIDEDTDNDLVPVRVMVGLRLAL
- the secG gene encoding preprotein translocase subunit SecG, which codes for MLTAIITVMHVLICITIIVVILLQSGKGSDLGAVFGGGSSQTLFGSSGSATFLSKLTTAGAIAFMLTSLLLAYLSMGRAGDSSVLDDVESGSAVLEQTQPATDDALADVDQPAETAQPEAADESGDVQVQELIVDEVVVEQGDQPAESPTEAVEGSSEQPQDSVAEPAEPAGE
- a CDS encoding SRPBCC family protein; this translates as MNRFCILLLIAALLLPLTAIAAQPPLPELSNEELATLRSGEPLLRDEVYADPNGNSCGSGYALIKVDASPDEVWKQILDYNHYADFFPNVDEAVLYRQEGELYFTRFTLSVIAVVKVTYHCKHTLHREDGWLEWRLDDTKPNDFKKTDGRWVVWPFENGSLLSYAVFVDSGRDVPKFIQNMASKWGLKQVVLSVKRRVESGGRYTR
- a CDS encoding DUF2007 domain-containing protein, with product MRYCPKCGAEYVDEALICNDCEVALVDTKPQPAADEHDELVDVYTPSNRIELELARAALEEQGIDCVVADHETLNALLSEGIATVNVRLQVPSAQLEQAQGIIKQIVEAGPVQDLGDDNGERDDDVPEIVRYCHHCAVDYRIDIERCQICGEKLHDHPPTDKELEGVVAWEPLSKIELDIVGPGLEQTGIAYSAVDLTPAGDYVGESVTAPQIQVRVPESDLPRARQIIAEAVTDAELPDDFDPGPPAE